The Collibacillus ludicampi region GATCCTTGCGGACAGAGGGCGATTGTCTGATTTGTCTTTCGTTTCTTCATAAATAGAAAATTCGGGCATACTGGCGTGAACGCGGTGTGCCTTTTTTAACGTCTGGGGCAACTTAAAGAATGACTGATCTTGAAGAATGTGGAGGATTTTTGCATGATGGAGGATTTTGAATTAAAACCCGGCGAACGTTTGGATGATTTACAGGCCGGGAATCTTCGCATCATTCAAAGTGATGATATGTTCTCCTTCTCTCTCGATGCGGTATTGCTCGCACATTTCGCACATGTCCGGTCGCGCGATCGAGTGATCGATCTCGGGACTGGAAGCGGTGTGATCCCGTTGTTGTTAACGGCTATTTGTAAAAAAGGGCCGCGGGAGATCGTAGCTTTGGAGATTCAAGAACATATCGCGGAGCGTGCGGGCCGTTCGGTCGCGGGGAACGGACTTTCCGACACGATACGTGTGGTTCACGGAGATCTGCGGCAAGCCGCCCGCATGTTTGGCACCGGAACATTCGATGTCGTGACCTGCAACCCTCCTTATCGGCCGGCGGGCATTGGAGACGCGAGCGTAATGGAATCGATTCGGATCGCCAAGCATGAGATCACATGCACGTTGCAGGATGTGGTCGAACAGAGCGCCAAGCTGGTCAAGTCGGGCGGCAAGGTGGCACTCGTGCATCGTCCGGATCGTTTGGTGGATATTTTTTATGAAATGCGCCGCAATAAGCTTGAGCCCAAGCGCATGCGTCTAATCCATCCGCGGGAACATACGAACCCGCATATCGTCCTGATCGAAGCGATCAAAGATGGGGGAAAAGAGTTGCGGATCGAACCTCCTTTGTTCGTTCACGAAGCGGATGGATCGTACACGGAAGAAATCCGGAAAATGTATGGCGGCGAAATTCTGAGACTTTAATCATTGGCGACAGGTGAGGTGGATACACGTGCAACGACAATACAGTTTTCGCGACACGTCAGGGAGGGGGACTCTTTACCTCGTTTCGACCCCGATCGGGAATCTGGGAGATCTATCACCGCGAGCCGTCGAGACGCTCAAGCATGTCCAGGTGATCGCCGCCGAAGACACAAGGCAAACTCGCAAACTGTTAACCCATTTTTCCATCGAAGGACCGCGGCTGATTTCGTATCATGAACATAATAAACACCGGATGGAATCTGAAATCCTGGAGATGCTCAAACAGGGTGATGATGTGGCGATTGTAACGGATGCGGGGACGCCCGGGATATCCGATCCGGGGGAAGACCTCGTACGTGTGGCCAGGAAAAACGGTTATCCCGTCACCTCGATCCCCGGGCCTTGCGCAGCCATTTCCGCACTTGTGATCTCCGGGTTACCGACAGGACGCTTCACCTTTATCGGCTTCCTCCCGCGCGAGAAGAAAGCGCGCAGAGAAGAATTGAACGCGCTTCGCAAACGGCCGGAAACGCTCATTTTTTATGAAGCCCCGCATCGATTGAAGGAAACCGCCAAGGATTTGTCCGAGATTCTAGGCGGGCGAAAAGTGTCGGTCACCAGGGAATTGACGAAACGGTTTGAAGAGGTGGCGTTTGGTGATCTGAACGCCTTGGTGGATTGGTTAGAAGAGGAAACCCCTCGCGGTGAGTATGTATTAGTTGTCGAAGGTTTCCAGGGGGAACTGGAAACGGATGAGCAAGAATCATCCTGGTGGGAATGTCTCACATTGTCGGAGCATGTCGAAAAGCTTGTTGAAAAAGGGATCGACAAAAAGGATGCGATCAAACAAGTCGCAAAACTAAGGGGATTGCCAAAACGAGAGGTTTATCAAGCGACCCTTTCGGGAAGAATGGACAAATAAAAAACCCCCCGTTATGTACCGTGACGGGGGTGTGCGCATGTGGTTTATCGGCTCATCTCGGAAATGCAGCTTGGGCAAATGTTTTTCCCTTTGAAATGAATGATTTCATCTGCTTGTCCGCAGAAGATGCATGCAGGCTCGTACTTTTTGAGAACGATGCGATCCCCGTCAACGTAAATTTCAAGAGCATCTTTCTCGCCAATTCCAAGCGTGCGGCGCAATTCGATCGGAATCACAACGCGTCCCAACTCATCGACCTTACGTACAATACCGGTAGATTTCATTGTTATCCTCTCCCTGTTGTGTTCATTTACTTTTCTATTCTACATGAATCGACAAAACTTTCGACAACCCTACTATACCAATGATTACCATAATAGTCAATAGGGTTAGTTCATATCCTATCGATCCTATATAAAAAAATTTTAATATAAATTCAGCTAAAATGGAACTTTTTTTGGCGGTCGTTGTCTTTTTTGTAAGAGTTGGGTACAATTAAATGAGAAATTACAATGTCAGAAAAGGCGATGAAAGGAAGAGTACCTGTTCTGCGTTGCCATTTCAGCGAGCCGGGTCTGGTGCAAGCCGGCATGGGCGTGACAGGGAAAATGGTCCTGAAGCTGCTCGACTGAGCGTACTTTCTCTTGTTCCATGGAATGTTCCGTGATTCACAGAGAAGGGAATCGTTCGCATGCGAACAAGAGGGATACGTTAAGCGATGCCGGGTGCTCCCGTTATTGAGTAAGGTCGATGTCGACCTATCGAGGTCGATAGCCGCAAGGTTATCGATGAAGCTGGGTGGTACCGCGTGAGCATAGCCTCTCGTCCCATGCATATGGGATGGGAGGCTTTTTTCGTAGAGAATGAAAACAACAAATCCATTCCGAGGGAGGTACTCATACATGTCTGGTAAAACTTTTTACATTACAACCCCGATTTACTATCCGAGTGACAAACTCCATATCGGCCATGCGTACACCACCGTCGCTTGTGACGCCATGGCGCGATACAAACGGCTGCGTGGCTATGATGTCATGTATCTGACAGGAACGGACGAACATGGCCAAAAAATCGAACGAAAAGCCAGAGAGAGCGGAAAAACTCCGCAACAGTTCGTGGACGACATCGTTGCGGCAATTCAAGACCTCTGGGGGAAATTGGATATCTCCTATGATGACTTTATTCGCACGACGCAGGAACGCCATAAAAAAGTCGTGCAAAAAATATTCGCACGACTGGTGGAGCAAGGAGATATCTATCTCGCAGAATATGAAGGGCTCTATTGTACGCCATGCGAATCGTTCTGGACGGAACGTCAGGCCGTGGACAAAAAGTGTCCGGACTGCGGACGCGACGTGGAACTGGTCAAAGAAAAAAGCTACTTTTTCCGCATGAGTAAATATGTCGACAGGCTGCTCAAATACTACGAAGAAAACCCTGATTTTATCCAACCGGAATCGCGCAAAAACGAGATGATCAATAACTTTATCAAACCGGGGCTTGAGGATCTTTGTGTTTCGCGAACGACGTTCAGTTGGGGGATCCCGGTTCCGAACGATCCGGAACATGTCATTTATGTCTGGATCGACGCGTTAACGAATTATATCACCGCTCTCGGCTATCTCTCCGAAGATCCGGCGATGCGGGCGAAATTTGAGAAATACTGGCCTGCCGATGTGCATGTGGTCGGTAAAGAGATCGTGCGTTTCCATACGATTTACTGGCCGATCATGCTGATGGCATTGGGATTGCCGTTGCCAAAAAAAGTTTTCGCTCATGGTTGGCTGTTGATGAAAGACGGAAAAATGTCAAAATCCAAAGGTAATGTCATCGACCCGAATGTGTTGATCGCTCGCTACGGATCGGACGCGCTCCGTTATTTCCTGTTGCGTGAAGTGCCTTTCGGCTCCGACGGTGTATTTACACCGGAAGCGTTGATTCAGCGGATCAATTCCGACCTGGCGAATGATTTGGGCAATCTGTTAAGCCGTACGGTGGCGATGATCGGCAAATATTTTGACGGCGTGATCCCTTCTCCTGGAGAGACGACAGAGTTGGATCGCGAACTGCAAACGCTCGCCACATCGACAGTCGATCATGTAGAAGAAGCGATGGAACGCATGGAGTTTTCCGCCGCGCTCCAATCCGTTTGGCAATTGATATCACGGACGAACAAATATATCGACGAAACGGCTCCCTGGGTCTTGGCGAAACAAGAGGATGGGAAAGAACGCTTAGGAACGGTCATGTATCACTTAGGAGAAAGCTTACGTATCATATCGATCCTGATTCAACCGTTTATGCCCCGTTCCCCGAAAGAGATCTGGAAGCAGCTCGGTATCGAGGAAGGTCAAGCGACCGCCTGGGAGAGTACGCGCACTTTTGGGTTGCTGCCTAAGGGAGTCCGCGTACAAAAAGGAGAGGCGCTTTTCCCGCGTCTCAATCTGGCTGAAGAAGTCGCCATGATCGATGCAGCGACAGGGGCAGGGAAAGCTCAAACTCCCGAGGCGAAAGAAGTGACAGCAACTGTACAGGAAGAAGAAAGCGCCTATATCACGATTGACGATTTCGCGAAAGTGCAACTGCGGGTCGCGGAAGTGATCGCCTGCGAGAAAGTGCCGAAAGCCGATAAACTGTTGAAACTGCAGTTGGATCTCGGTTATGAGAAGCGGCAGGTCGTTTCAGGGATCGCGCAATGGTATACTCCAGAAGAGCTCATCGGCAAAAAGGTGATCGTCGTAGCCAACTTGAAACCCGTGAAGCTGCGCGGAGTCGAATCCCAGGGGATGATTCTGGCAGCGTCTCAAG contains the following coding sequences:
- a CDS encoding tRNA1(Val) (adenine(37)-N6)-methyltransferase, which gives rise to MMEDFELKPGERLDDLQAGNLRIIQSDDMFSFSLDAVLLAHFAHVRSRDRVIDLGTGSGVIPLLLTAICKKGPREIVALEIQEHIAERAGRSVAGNGLSDTIRVVHGDLRQAARMFGTGTFDVVTCNPPYRPAGIGDASVMESIRIAKHEITCTLQDVVEQSAKLVKSGGKVALVHRPDRLVDIFYEMRRNKLEPKRMRLIHPREHTNPHIVLIEAIKDGGKELRIEPPLFVHEADGSYTEEIRKMYGGEILRL
- the rsmI gene encoding 16S rRNA (cytidine(1402)-2'-O)-methyltransferase, producing MQRQYSFRDTSGRGTLYLVSTPIGNLGDLSPRAVETLKHVQVIAAEDTRQTRKLLTHFSIEGPRLISYHEHNKHRMESEILEMLKQGDDVAIVTDAGTPGISDPGEDLVRVARKNGYPVTSIPGPCAAISALVISGLPTGRFTFIGFLPREKKARREELNALRKRPETLIFYEAPHRLKETAKDLSEILGGRKVSVTRELTKRFEEVAFGDLNALVDWLEEETPRGEYVLVVEGFQGELETDEQESSWWECLTLSEHVEKLVEKGIDKKDAIKQVAKLRGLPKREVYQATLSGRMDK
- a CDS encoding AbrB/MazE/SpoVT family DNA-binding domain-containing protein — encoded protein: MKSTGIVRKVDELGRVVIPIELRRTLGIGEKDALEIYVDGDRIVLKKYEPACIFCGQADEIIHFKGKNICPSCISEMSR
- the metG gene encoding methionine--tRNA ligase produces the protein MSGKTFYITTPIYYPSDKLHIGHAYTTVACDAMARYKRLRGYDVMYLTGTDEHGQKIERKARESGKTPQQFVDDIVAAIQDLWGKLDISYDDFIRTTQERHKKVVQKIFARLVEQGDIYLAEYEGLYCTPCESFWTERQAVDKKCPDCGRDVELVKEKSYFFRMSKYVDRLLKYYEENPDFIQPESRKNEMINNFIKPGLEDLCVSRTTFSWGIPVPNDPEHVIYVWIDALTNYITALGYLSEDPAMRAKFEKYWPADVHVVGKEIVRFHTIYWPIMLMALGLPLPKKVFAHGWLLMKDGKMSKSKGNVIDPNVLIARYGSDALRYFLLREVPFGSDGVFTPEALIQRINSDLANDLGNLLSRTVAMIGKYFDGVIPSPGETTELDRELQTLATSTVDHVEEAMERMEFSAALQSVWQLISRTNKYIDETAPWVLAKQEDGKERLGTVMYHLGESLRIISILIQPFMPRSPKEIWKQLGIEEGQATAWESTRTFGLLPKGVRVQKGEALFPRLNLAEEVAMIDAATGAGKAQTPEAKEVTATVQEEESAYITIDDFAKVQLRVAEVIACEKVPKADKLLKLQLDLGYEKRQVVSGIAQWYTPEELIGKKVIVVANLKPVKLRGVESQGMILAASQGDQLTLATVSGDIPNGAEVR